A genomic window from Cryobacterium sp. SO2 includes:
- a CDS encoding ATP-dependent DNA ligase, whose translation MQVIGKLISGATEVDFDDRALVHLQIVIGSKLRRGESFFLSWNDSPSVGGGRSSLWLHPGIPLYFKYFGSKTPRINRAWIDELTASGHSSHGLLLTAEPPAPDAR comes from the coding sequence ATGCAGGTCATCGGAAAGCTCATTTCCGGCGCCACCGAGGTCGACTTCGACGACCGGGCGCTGGTACATCTACAGATTGTCATCGGCTCCAAGCTCCGCCGCGGGGAGAGTTTCTTCCTGTCGTGGAACGACTCGCCGTCAGTGGGCGGCGGTCGGTCCAGCCTGTGGCTGCACCCGGGCATCCCGCTGTATTTCAAGTACTTCGGCAGTAAGACCCCGCGGATCAACCGGGCCTGGATCGACGAGTTGACCGCGTCGGGCCACAGCTCCCACGGCCTGCTGCTGACCGCCGAGCCGCCCGCGCCCGACGCCCGCTGA
- a CDS encoding carbohydrate ABC transporter permease, translating to MSRYTSEKKAGKSNQGLHTKKSILLTVIMGALLIYSLLPLFWLFVNSTKTQAELLNSFGLWFSGPNALWDNIVATLTYNDGVFVRWFGNTLLYVVVGAGGATFLAALGGYGLAKFNFPGKKAVFAVVLGAVAIPGTALAVPTFLMFSQMGLTNTPWAVILPSLISPFGLYLIWTYALDAVPTEVLEAARMDGSGEFRTFFTISLKLLAPGLVTVLLFTLVATWNNYFLPLIMLSEPTWYPLTVGLNQWNQQAQTVGGDVIYNLVITGSLLTIVPIVVAFLFLQRYWQSGLAAGSVKA from the coding sequence ATGTCCCGCTACACCAGCGAGAAGAAGGCCGGCAAGTCCAACCAGGGCCTGCACACCAAGAAGTCGATCCTGCTCACGGTGATCATGGGCGCCTTGCTCATCTACAGCCTGCTGCCGCTGTTCTGGCTGTTCGTGAACTCCACCAAGACCCAGGCCGAGCTGCTCAACTCGTTCGGCCTCTGGTTCTCCGGCCCGAACGCGCTCTGGGACAACATCGTCGCCACCCTCACCTACAACGACGGCGTCTTCGTGCGCTGGTTCGGCAACACGCTGCTCTACGTCGTCGTCGGCGCGGGCGGGGCCACGTTCCTCGCGGCCCTCGGCGGCTACGGCCTGGCCAAGTTCAACTTCCCCGGCAAGAAGGCCGTCTTCGCGGTCGTGCTCGGCGCCGTCGCCATCCCCGGTACGGCCCTCGCGGTGCCCACCTTCCTGATGTTCAGCCAGATGGGCCTCACCAACACCCCGTGGGCGGTCATCCTGCCCTCGTTGATCAGCCCGTTCGGTCTCTACCTGATCTGGACCTACGCCCTCGACGCCGTGCCCACCGAGGTTCTCGAGGCGGCACGGATGGATGGCTCGGGCGAGTTCCGCACCTTCTTCACCATCTCGCTCAAGCTGCTGGCCCCCGGCCTGGTCACGGTGCTCCTTTTCACCCTCGTGGCCACCTGGAACAACTACTTCCTGCCCCTGATCATGCTGAGCGAACCCACCTGGTACCCGCTCACCGTTGGCCTCAACCAGTGGAACCAGCAGGCCCAGACCGTGGGTGGCGACGTCATCTACAACCTCGTCATCACCGGCTCGCTGCTCACGATCGTGCCGATCGTCGTGGCGTTCCTCTTCCTGCAGCGCTACTGGCAGTCCGGCCTCGCCGCCGGCTCCGTCAAGGCGTAG
- a CDS encoding extracellular solute-binding protein, with protein sequence MKATHSTLRRTAVAVATGLALSLSLAACSAAGGGSAETGTADDIAAALKEKSTITVWAWAPAVEDIAKAFEKEHPNVTVKVVNAGTGNDQYIKLQNAIKAGSGAPDIAQIEYYALPQFALSDSLADLSDFGFDEYASEYTDSTWGSVNLDGGIYALPQDSGPMAMFYNKAVFDQYGLTVPTTWDEYIATAEKLHAANPNAYITNDTGDAGFTTSMIWQAGGQPYTTTDSTDVTLNLQDEGSKKFADTWNQLLDNDLLAATPSWSDEWYKGLGDGTIATLNIGAWMPGNLESGVPEAAGDWRVAPLPTYEAGDTASAENGGGGDAILKQSKNKLVAAGFLQYMNEGEGTQISIDAGGFPSTVADLESDDFLGYESDYFGGQKINEVLVQSAKDVVTGWSYLPFQVYSNSIFSDTVGQAYADKGDINEGLTAWQKATADYGNEQGFTVTTK encoded by the coding sequence ATGAAAGCAACACACAGCACCCTGCGCCGCACCGCGGTCGCCGTGGCCACCGGCCTCGCCCTCAGCCTGTCCCTCGCCGCGTGCTCCGCGGCCGGCGGCGGCTCGGCCGAGACCGGCACCGCCGACGACATCGCGGCGGCGCTCAAGGAGAAGTCGACCATCACCGTGTGGGCCTGGGCCCCTGCGGTGGAAGACATCGCCAAGGCGTTCGAGAAGGAACACCCGAACGTGACCGTCAAGGTCGTCAACGCCGGCACCGGCAACGACCAGTACATCAAGCTGCAGAACGCGATCAAGGCCGGTTCGGGCGCCCCCGACATCGCCCAGATCGAGTACTACGCGCTGCCGCAGTTCGCGCTCTCCGACTCGCTCGCCGACCTCTCCGACTTCGGCTTCGACGAGTACGCCTCCGAGTACACCGACAGCACCTGGGGTTCCGTGAACCTCGACGGTGGCATCTACGCCCTCCCGCAGGACTCCGGCCCCATGGCCATGTTCTACAACAAGGCCGTCTTCGACCAGTACGGCCTCACCGTCCCCACCACCTGGGACGAGTACATCGCCACGGCCGAGAAGCTGCACGCGGCCAACCCGAACGCCTACATCACCAACGACACCGGCGACGCGGGCTTCACCACCAGCATGATCTGGCAGGCCGGCGGCCAGCCGTACACCACCACCGACTCCACCGACGTCACGCTCAACCTGCAGGACGAGGGCTCGAAGAAGTTCGCCGACACCTGGAACCAGCTGCTCGACAACGACCTGCTCGCGGCAACGCCGAGCTGGAGCGACGAGTGGTACAAGGGCCTGGGCGACGGCACCATAGCCACCCTCAACATCGGCGCCTGGATGCCCGGCAACCTGGAATCCGGCGTGCCGGAAGCCGCCGGTGACTGGCGCGTAGCCCCGCTGCCCACCTACGAGGCCGGCGACACCGCCAGCGCCGAGAACGGTGGTGGTGGCGACGCCATCCTCAAGCAGAGCAAGAACAAGCTCGTCGCGGCCGGCTTCCTGCAGTACATGAACGAGGGCGAAGGCACCCAGATCTCCATCGACGCCGGCGGCTTCCCGTCCACCGTCGCCGACCTGGAATCCGATGACTTCCTCGGCTACGAGAGCGACTACTTCGGCGGCCAGAAGATCAACGAGGTGCTCGTGCAGTCCGCGAAGGACGTCGTGACCGGCTGGAGCTACCTGCCGTTCCAGGTCTACTCGAACAGCATCTTCTCCGACACCGTCGGCCAGGCCTACGCCGACAAGGGCGACATCAACGAGGGCCTGACCGCGTGGCAGAAGGCCACCGCCGACTACGGCAACGAGCAGGGCTTCACCGTCACCACCAAGTAA
- a CDS encoding LacI family DNA-binding transcriptional regulator has product MADVAALAGVSSQTVSRVVNARSNVDTLTRDRVLAAMDEIGYRPNSAARALKSGKFSTIGVIMFGLSSFGNMRTLEAVATASAEAGYSITLIPVALHTQGAVAGAVNRLAEQAVDGIVIIMEAHILDRIDVTVPTGLPVVIVDSDAGSRYTVVDTDQTEGARLATQHLLDLGHKTVWHIAGPESSFSAGRRTASWRATLKAAGAPVPPVLEGDWNAQSGYEHGVRLAADPAVTAIFASNDQMALGVMRALHEAGRSVPAEVSVVGFDDMRESDAFWPPLTTVHQDFGQVGRLCIEKLLRQIDSPAAVGPGTTIVPTHLVVRASTAPPPTPALP; this is encoded by the coding sequence ATGGCGGATGTCGCGGCGCTGGCCGGCGTCTCCTCACAGACCGTCTCCCGGGTGGTGAACGCCCGCAGCAACGTCGACACCCTTACTCGCGACCGGGTGCTCGCGGCCATGGACGAGATCGGCTACCGGCCCAACAGTGCCGCCCGGGCGCTCAAGTCGGGCAAGTTCAGCACCATCGGCGTGATCATGTTCGGCCTGTCCAGCTTCGGCAACATGCGCACCCTCGAGGCCGTCGCGACCGCATCCGCCGAGGCCGGCTACTCGATCACCCTGATCCCGGTGGCGCTGCACACCCAGGGCGCCGTCGCCGGGGCCGTGAACCGGCTCGCCGAACAGGCCGTCGACGGCATCGTGATCATCATGGAAGCGCACATCCTCGACCGCATCGACGTGACCGTGCCCACCGGGCTGCCCGTCGTGATCGTCGACTCCGATGCCGGCTCCCGTTACACAGTGGTCGACACCGACCAGACCGAGGGCGCCCGGCTGGCCACCCAGCACCTGCTCGACCTCGGGCACAAGACGGTCTGGCACATCGCCGGACCGGAGTCGTCGTTCTCGGCCGGGCGCCGCACGGCATCCTGGCGCGCAACCCTCAAAGCGGCCGGCGCGCCGGTGCCGCCCGTGCTGGAGGGCGACTGGAACGCGCAGAGCGGCTACGAACACGGGGTGCGGCTCGCCGCAGACCCGGCGGTGACGGCGATCTTCGCCTCGAACGACCAGATGGCGCTCGGCGTGATGCGCGCCCTACACGAGGCCGGCCGGTCGGTGCCGGCCGAGGTGAGCGTGGTCGGCTTCGACGACATGCGCGAGTCGGATGCCTTCTGGCCCCCGCTGACCACCGTGCACCAGGACTTCGGCCAGGTGGGGCGGCTCTGCATCGAAAAGCTGCTGCGGCAGATCGACTCTCCCGCGGCCGTGGGCCCCGGCACCACCATCGTGCCCACGCACCTCGTGGTGCGCGCAAGCACCGCGCCCCCGCCTACGCCCGCCCTGCCGTAA
- a CDS encoding sugar ABC transporter permease, producing MTTLSTLPPSGQTLPKTRKPHVQKRDWTGWKFIGPFMIVFALVLIAPVLYSIYLSFFKDQLVGGNSFVGFENYGQALSDPKFWESMGRVTLFFVVQVPIMLGIALFAALAIDSARLHLSSFFRIAIFLPYAVPAVVATLMWGFMYGTKFGLVGNLNDFFNIAIPDPLSSSWVLASIGNIVTWEFIGYNMILFYAALRVIPTDLYEAASLDGANAFRIIRSIKMPALRPAIVIGGIFSVIGSFQLFNEPSILQSLAPNTISTYFSPNMYAYNLSFSGQQYNYSATIAIIVGLITAVIAYIVQNSGSRKEA from the coding sequence ATGACGACGCTGTCAACACTCCCCCCTAGTGGCCAGACACTTCCGAAGACCCGCAAGCCGCACGTGCAGAAGCGCGACTGGACGGGCTGGAAGTTCATCGGCCCGTTCATGATCGTGTTCGCCCTGGTGCTCATCGCCCCGGTGCTCTACTCGATCTACCTCTCCTTCTTCAAGGACCAGCTCGTCGGCGGCAACTCCTTCGTGGGCTTCGAGAACTACGGCCAGGCGCTCTCCGATCCCAAGTTCTGGGAGTCGATGGGCCGGGTCACCCTGTTCTTCGTCGTGCAGGTGCCGATCATGCTCGGCATCGCCCTCTTCGCCGCCCTCGCGATCGACAGTGCGCGCCTGCACCTGTCCAGCTTCTTCCGCATCGCGATCTTCCTGCCGTACGCGGTTCCCGCGGTGGTCGCCACCCTCATGTGGGGCTTCATGTACGGCACCAAGTTCGGCCTGGTCGGCAACCTCAACGACTTCTTCAACATCGCCATCCCCGACCCGCTGTCCAGCAGCTGGGTGCTCGCGTCGATCGGCAACATCGTCACCTGGGAGTTCATCGGCTACAACATGATCCTGTTCTATGCGGCCCTCCGGGTGATCCCCACCGACCTCTACGAGGCTGCGTCGCTCGACGGCGCCAACGCGTTCCGCATCATCCGCAGCATCAAGATGCCGGCGCTGCGCCCCGCGATCGTGATCGGCGGCATCTTCTCGGTCATCGGCAGCTTCCAACTCTTCAACGAGCCGAGCATCCTGCAATCGCTGGCCCCCAACACCATCTCCACCTACTTCTCGCCGAACATGTACGCCTACAACCTGTCGTTCTCCGGCCAGCAGTACAACTACTCGGCAACCATCGCGATCATCGTCGGCCTCATCACCGCCGTCATCGCCTACATCGTGCAGAACTCCGGTTCCAGGAAGGAGGCCTGA